One Siniperca chuatsi isolate FFG_IHB_CAS linkage group LG3, ASM2008510v1, whole genome shotgun sequence genomic region harbors:
- the gemin6 gene encoding gem-associated protein 6 — MQCGWPLLGPLQWIRYVNKQVTVKAGKDEQHRGWLLTVDPVSASLVLVNFREEGVGASVQVVMGHAVEEVAVLQEADEETTQRLQTSFLPPRTRKLDPEELRRRKGGVRRWLEKNRVPVEEEGDELRVAGVLTITAPYRPEDCCSSNQIILDRIQKLIQSLIQTVPEHLNTNQS, encoded by the exons ATGCAGTGCGGCTGGCCTCTATTAGGTCCGCTGCAGTGGATCCGTTACGTCAACAAACAGGTGACGGTGAAGGCGGGAAAAGACGAACAGCACCGCGGCTGGCTGCTCACCGTGGACCCGGTGTCCGCCAG TCTGGTCCTGGTGAACTtcagggaggagggggtgggggcgTCGGTGCAGGTGGTGATGGGTCACGCTGTGGAGGAGGTGGCGGTCCTGCAGGAGGCTGATGAGGAGACCACCCAGCGTCTCCAGACCTCCTTCCTCCCCCCAAGGACCCGCAAGCTGGACCCGGAGGAGCTGAGAAGGAGGAAGGGGGGCGTCCGGAGGTGGCTGGAGAAGAACCGGGTCccggtggaggaggagggggatgaGCTGAGGGTGGCGGGGGTCCTGACCATCACAGCCCCGTACAGACCTGaagactgctgcagctccaaccAGATCATCCTGGATCGCATTCAGAAACTGATCCAGAGTCTGATCCAGACTGTCCCTGAACACCTGAACACAAACCAGAGctga